Part of the Niallia alba genome is shown below.
ATTTTTGAGAATTATTTGATTATTTAAACAACGAGGACAACTTTAGGAAACGCTTACATTATTGTCATATAAAGAATGCATGTACTTTTTAAACCTTCAAAAAAATTTAAAAAATTCTTTTTTTACTGAAAATAATCTATAAAGAAAACTTCTAGGAGTGAAGATTTTCTCATCCCCATTTCTGATAGGTTGCGCTTATCGGACCTTTACGGGAGAGTTCCAACACCTAGCTCTAGCTTCCTCGATTTTTCTCAGCTTGAGGTGAGGGTCTTACTGCCCGTTATGATTGTGATAAAAATACATGGTGGATCTTCTTATAGACTTCATTATAATAAAATAATTCTTTCTATTAAACTAAAATGTCAAAAAATCTAACATTGTTTTTTTATTTTATAAAAAAATACAATCACTACAAAAGAAAGCGATTGCATTTTTTAGAAATTAAATTAATGTACAGCACATATATCTTGTATCCATGACAAACGAATTTGATACGTATTTTCGTTGTCATCTTTTAGATCAATCGTTTGATCGATCAGATTGAGCTTCTGAACCTGCCCCTTAATTGTTTCTAACAAACCATTCTTATAATAATTAATAACAATAAGCCTACTTCTTCCTAATTCTTTGAGAATCATGGTGCATATCTCCTTCTACATATTTTTGTTATGTTCATCTATTCACATTACTTCATTTCTTGTTTGTTTTTTACTTAAATCTATTATACACAATAACAGTAAGCGTTTTCAAGTAATGCAAGTGATTTTCTGAACATTATTTTTTCTTAATGAAATTATTACCTAAATCGTACCTTATTATACCTTTATAGGAAAATATATGAGAGAAACTTTTAATTATAGGTTTCTCTCATGACAAGGTAGCAGTACACTATTTTATTTTTTTCTTAGTCTTACATTCTTTGTAACAAAAAATAACTACTTTCGCTTTAAGCCTGTGCCAAACCGTGCATTTCATTAAACTTTTCTACCCATCGTTATTTCAATATAAGAAGCCACTATTACCTCTTGCTATTAGAATAAAATTCCAAATAGCTAAAAACCTGAATCCGTGATAAAAAATAATTCTTCCGATAATTTTAGGAATTCCTTATTTTCTTGCCATTCGTACTAATTTAAGTTGGATTGATTGTTTTTTGTGTACACTAAATAAAACCTGCTTACCTATAATTTTTTTCAGGTCTTATTACCTATTCAGTTTCCTAGGCTTATGTTGTAAATGAAAGATACAGTCGTTTAAAAGTAGGAAACCAAGGACTATGATTTCCAAACTTTAAGTAAATTCTTCGGGAATGCTTTACCAATTTTGCAGCTAATGTAATCAAATTCTGGATAACCGTTTTTACTCGGCGACGGAAGACCTTTCTTTTAAGCGGCGCATCCCCTGATTTCAGGCTTTCTTGGCCAATAATCCGAAGGAGATTGTAGGTTAAACATCCAAGATGTAAGATTAATTCATTGGTGGCAAATTTCCCAGAAGGGAAACGTTCTAGGTCTAAATCCGTTTTTAATTCACTGTGGAATTGTTCACAAGTGGCATGTTCGTGATAAAGGCTAATTATTTCCTCTGTTTCATTAGGTAGGGTAGTCCAATAGCTCTCAAACTCAACATCTGGGATTAAGAGGATTTGGCCGTTTTTATCAATCGTTCTTTCTGTTACTTTATAGACTTGGCGAATGGCTTTTTTCATTCCCTTTGGAGTTGTTTCTAAAGCACCATAGAATACACGTTTTCCTTCTCGCTCCTGAACGCATTTACCGAATTGTTCAGCTACCATGAGCCAGTTTTCAGGCTTTTCACGGCGAGGATTTCGTTTAATTATGAAATCGGCCTTTTCATTCACACAAACTTTTAGGTTTTCGACACTATCGTTTCCTGCATCCATACGGACCAATAACGATAGATCAGTAATCATCCGAGAATATATAATACTTTTCTCGAGAAATTTCTCAGTATCCTTTTGAACGTGTGTGCTTCCCTCCCGAAGTTCCACATTTACAACGTAGCCTTCTTGACCCAAATAGGAGAAGTTAGGGGAATACCCGTCACATCCTTTGTATGTGCGACTAACCCCTTCTTTCTTAGTATTTGAGTTATCAAATGGCGATACATCAATATCCAGAGGTACGTATGATTTTTTGTCACTAGTAATTGTTGGAGTGACAGGAGAATCAAATTGCCGTATTAGTTTAGCCGATTCTTCCAGAACAATGGATTTCCATCCAGTCACCTTGGCAATTTGATCGAGTCGTTGCCGTAGTGTGGGACTTGATGGAACCACTTGAATATCCAATGCACGATAAAAGAAGGGATCATCTCGAAATTCTTCGATATGGTCGAAATCATTCTTACCTTGGCACAATAGACCCACATAAGAAGTGGTAACATCCCCATTAAGAATGGCCGGAGACGACTTGATTTCTGGGACCTTTAAGGATGAAAAACGTTTGTAAAATTTTGTTTTTGATAAAAGCAAACCTATTAAACCTAGACCCG
Proteins encoded:
- a CDS encoding YolD-like family protein; amino-acid sequence: MILKELGRSRLIVINYYKNGLLETIKGQVQKLNLIDQTIDLKDDNENTYQIRLSWIQDICAVH
- a CDS encoding IS1380 family transposase, which produces MKLVKFILEDSDDTLTTHSGLGLIGLLLSKTKFYKRFSSLKVPEIKSSPAILNGDVTTSYVGLLCQGKNDFDHIEEFRDDPFFYRALDIQVVPSSPTLRQRLDQIAKVTGWKSIVLEESAKLIRQFDSPVTPTITSDKKSYVPLDIDVSPFDNSNTKKEGVSRTYKGCDGYSPNFSYLGQEGYVVNVELREGSTHVQKDTEKFLEKSIIYSRMITDLSLLVRMDAGNDSVENLKVCVNEKADFIIKRNPRREKPENWLMVAEQFGKCVQEREGKRVFYGALETTPKGMKKAIRQVYKVTERTIDKNGQILLIPDVEFESYWTTLPNETEEIISLYHEHATCEQFHSELKTDLDLERFPSGKFATNELILHLGCLTYNLLRIIGQESLKSGDAPLKRKVFRRRVKTVIQNLITLAAKLVKHSRRIYLKFGNHSPWFPTFKRLYLSFTT